A section of the Flavobacterium ardleyense genome encodes:
- the pgi gene encoding glucose-6-phosphate isomerase, with product MALLAQNPTETASWKALQNHFEEIKLQKMQNLFADDEHRAEKFQIEWQDFFVDFSKNRITGKTVKLLVDFANEMNLAGGIKKYFDGDLINQTENRSVLHTALRAPRGKSVLFEGLDIVPGIQEVKYRIKQFASDLISGNIKGYSGLEFTDIVNIGIGGSDLGPQMAVDALHFYKNHLQMHFVSNIDGDHIHELLSKLNPATTLFIVVSKTFGTQETLTNATTAKDWFLESTSVEALPKHFVAVSTNEEAAMQFGVSQTNIFPMDNWVGGRFSLWSAVGLSIAIAVGPDNFEEFLEGACEMDIHFATTDFNQNIPVILSLLSIWYNNFYGAETESIIPYSQYLDKFIPYLQQGIMESNGKSIDRNGKSVEYQTGTIIWGGTGSNAQHAFFQLIHQGTKLIPVDFIGYSQPLHGNVEHHNILMANFFAQSEALLNGRNLDDLKSSSENWFATPYKYFEGNKPTNTILIKKLTPKSLGALIAIYEHKIFVQGYLWNIFSFDQWGVELGKELAGNILSDLETRDFDNHDSSTSSLLKKFNSDRMS from the coding sequence ATGGCATTATTAGCTCAAAACCCAACCGAAACTGCTTCTTGGAAAGCCTTACAAAATCACTTTGAAGAGATTAAATTGCAAAAAATGCAAAATCTCTTTGCCGACGACGAGCATCGTGCCGAGAAGTTTCAGATTGAGTGGCAAGATTTTTTTGTCGACTTTTCTAAAAACAGAATTACTGGTAAAACGGTTAAGCTTCTCGTTGATTTCGCAAATGAGATGAATCTTGCAGGTGGAATTAAGAAATATTTTGATGGTGACCTAATCAATCAGACCGAAAACAGGTCAGTATTGCATACAGCGTTGCGAGCACCGCGAGGAAAGAGTGTACTTTTTGAAGGGTTGGACATAGTCCCTGGTATACAAGAAGTAAAATATAGAATAAAACAATTTGCTTCGGATTTAATTTCTGGAAATATAAAAGGGTACTCTGGTTTAGAATTTACCGATATAGTTAATATTGGAATTGGTGGGTCAGATTTAGGGCCGCAGATGGCTGTTGATGCTTTGCATTTTTATAAAAATCATTTGCAGATGCACTTTGTTTCTAATATTGATGGAGACCATATCCACGAATTGCTATCCAAACTAAATCCCGCAACTACTTTATTTATTGTAGTTTCTAAAACCTTTGGCACACAAGAAACTTTGACAAATGCGACCACTGCAAAAGATTGGTTTCTAGAAAGCACTTCAGTAGAAGCACTACCAAAACATTTTGTGGCAGTATCTACCAATGAAGAGGCCGCAATGCAATTTGGCGTTAGTCAAACAAATATTTTTCCAATGGACAATTGGGTAGGGGGACGATTCTCACTTTGGAGCGCCGTTGGTCTTTCGATTGCAATTGCAGTTGGTCCAGATAATTTTGAAGAATTTCTAGAAGGTGCTTGTGAAATGGACATACATTTTGCGACCACAGATTTTAATCAAAACATACCAGTGATTCTAAGTTTATTGAGCATTTGGTACAATAACTTTTATGGCGCAGAGACCGAATCAATAATTCCATATTCTCAATATTTAGATAAATTCATTCCCTATTTGCAACAAGGCATTATGGAAAGTAATGGAAAAAGTATTGATCGCAACGGGAAATCAGTAGAGTATCAAACAGGAACAATTATCTGGGGTGGAACAGGAAGCAATGCGCAACATGCTTTCTTTCAGCTGATACATCAGGGTACAAAATTAATTCCCGTCGATTTCATTGGCTATAGTCAACCTCTTCATGGCAATGTTGAACACCATAATATATTGATGGCAAATTTCTTTGCGCAGTCTGAAGCGTTGTTAAATGGTAGAAATCTTGATGATTTAAAATCGAGCTCAGAAAATTGGTTTGCAACACCTTATAAGTATTTTGAAGGGAATAAACCTACAAACACAATTTTAATTAAAAAATTAACACCGAAATCTTTGGGTGCTCTAATTGCTATTTATGAACATAAAATATTTGTTCAAGGATATTTATGGAATATTTTCAGCTTTGATCAGTGGGGAGTTGAGTTGGGTAAAGAGTTGGCAGGCAACATATTATCAGATCTTGAAACTCGAGATTTTGATAATCATGATAGTTCCACTTCTTCCTTACTAAAAAAGTTTAATAGTGACCGTATGTCGTGA
- a CDS encoding TonB-dependent receptor encodes MKNWIFSGLLLMMVSVMFSQQTVTGIVIDNDTRMGLPGVNVVVLNSTENATTDDNGKFQITTVQTAGSVEISYIGFETKVLTFKVANGGTANLGQIVIGTDSAQLDEIIVVGKGVIDLADSRRTPIAVSTIRAAEIKQKTGSADVTQAMVNTPSVYVAGQSGGFGDSRITVRGFGQDNTAFLLNGQPINGMEDGLVYWSNWSGMSDIANGIQIQRGLGSSKLAISSVGGTVNFVTKTTDKREGGFVSAGVANDNYLKTTAAYSTGEGKNGFGASVLLTRWQGDGYNDGTFGEGYNYFISLGYKLNESHNFNFLITGAPQEHDQNFSKTISSYLEHGRRFNNNWGTLNGQYLSERTNFYHKPVANLNWDWNINDNTSLSTVLYGSWGRGGGTGSYGKSAAKKYTADDQINFDAIYANNEALPNGDGTFGNNAYAIRSSMNNHDWYGLVTNLEKQLSENLTLNFGADLRTYKGSHYRQINNFLGLNSWTESRRLFNANSEVIPVDVFNTVTESQPINHFKGLFNSIDKDQRIDYDYSETISYGGVFGQVEYATEKFSVFAQGAASTQSHQRFDYYDYIAEAEAAEKVNNFGFNAKAGGSYNIADHSQLYVNAGYYSRQPYHDNIYLNYTNQVNPLTENEKILGFEAGYKFKSKFFTANVNAYRTSWKDRVVSSSATLTKDEVFGDITIAAGEQVYTTNEGVEQLHSGVELDFVAKPFSFVEVRAFGSVGNWEYVGDAVKTKRDEDRRVLESKATDVDGGKVGDAAQITAGVGAKFKIVERLSLDADYRFYDKLYSNAGAVKENLLLPKYDLVDAGISYRMLVGKDKDDSVDFRLNVNNVFYKVYLSELRSNIKTTDRVNPKSETDFSTYESAGKIYNGLADGNQGYFGLGRTWSFTISYNF; translated from the coding sequence ATGAAAAATTGGATCTTTTCGGGCTTGCTTCTGATGATGGTTTCGGTGATGTTTTCACAACAAACGGTCACAGGAATTGTTATAGACAATGACACAAGAATGGGATTGCCAGGGGTTAATGTTGTAGTTCTAAATTCGACAGAAAATGCAACAACTGATGATAATGGAAAATTTCAGATTACTACAGTTCAGACTGCAGGAAGTGTTGAAATTTCGTATATCGGATTTGAAACTAAAGTTCTTACTTTTAAAGTAGCAAATGGAGGAACAGCTAATTTAGGTCAAATTGTAATAGGGACTGACTCTGCTCAATTAGACGAAATTATTGTGGTTGGAAAAGGAGTAATTGACTTGGCAGACTCTAGAAGAACGCCAATCGCAGTTTCGACAATTAGAGCTGCAGAAATCAAACAAAAAACTGGAAGTGCTGACGTTACTCAGGCAATGGTAAATACACCATCTGTTTACGTAGCTGGACAATCTGGAGGTTTTGGAGATTCTAGAATCACAGTACGTGGTTTTGGTCAAGATAATACCGCTTTCTTACTGAATGGTCAGCCGATCAATGGTATGGAAGATGGATTAGTTTATTGGTCTAACTGGTCTGGAATGTCAGATATCGCAAATGGTATTCAAATTCAAAGAGGTTTAGGGTCTTCTAAACTTGCAATTTCTTCTGTAGGTGGAACTGTAAACTTTGTTACAAAAACTACCGACAAAAGAGAAGGTGGATTCGTTTCTGCTGGAGTTGCAAATGATAATTACTTGAAAACTACTGCTGCTTATAGCACAGGAGAAGGTAAAAATGGATTTGGTGCAAGCGTTTTGCTTACAAGATGGCAAGGTGATGGTTACAATGATGGAACTTTTGGAGAAGGATATAACTATTTTATCTCTTTGGGTTATAAATTAAATGAATCGCATAACTTCAACTTCCTGATTACTGGAGCGCCACAAGAGCATGATCAAAACTTTTCAAAAACTATTTCTAGTTATCTAGAACATGGTAGAAGATTTAACAACAACTGGGGAACTCTTAACGGACAATACCTTTCTGAGCGTACAAACTTTTACCACAAACCAGTTGCCAATTTAAACTGGGATTGGAATATTAACGATAATACATCTCTGTCTACAGTACTATACGGTTCTTGGGGACGCGGTGGAGGAACTGGTAGCTACGGAAAAAGTGCAGCTAAAAAATATACGGCTGACGATCAGATAAATTTTGATGCTATTTATGCAAACAACGAAGCATTGCCAAATGGTGATGGAACTTTCGGAAACAATGCTTACGCAATCAGATCTTCTATGAATAATCACGATTGGTATGGTCTTGTTACAAATCTTGAAAAACAACTTTCAGAAAATCTTACTTTGAATTTTGGAGCTGATTTAAGAACTTATAAAGGATCTCATTACCGTCAAATCAATAACTTTTTAGGTCTTAATAGTTGGACTGAAAGTAGAAGATTATTCAATGCTAATAGTGAAGTTATACCTGTAGATGTTTTTAACACTGTAACGGAATCTCAACCAATTAATCACTTTAAAGGTTTATTCAATAGTATTGATAAAGATCAAAGAATTGATTATGACTACAGCGAAACTATTTCTTACGGAGGTGTTTTTGGACAAGTAGAATATGCTACAGAAAAATTCTCTGTTTTTGCTCAAGGAGCAGCATCTACTCAATCTCACCAACGTTTTGACTACTACGATTATATTGCAGAAGCAGAAGCAGCTGAAAAAGTAAATAATTTTGGTTTCAACGCAAAAGCAGGTGGTAGCTACAATATCGCTGATCATTCTCAACTTTATGTAAATGCTGGATACTATTCTCGTCAGCCTTACCACGATAATATATATTTGAACTATACAAATCAAGTAAATCCGTTAACAGAAAATGAAAAAATTCTTGGTTTTGAAGCTGGTTACAAATTCAAATCAAAATTCTTTACTGCTAATGTAAACGCGTACAGAACTTCTTGGAAAGATAGAGTTGTTTCTTCAAGTGCGACACTTACAAAAGATGAGGTTTTTGGAGACATCACAATTGCTGCTGGAGAACAAGTATACACTACTAACGAAGGTGTTGAGCAATTACACTCAGGTGTTGAGCTAGATTTCGTTGCTAAGCCGTTTTCTTTTGTTGAAGTTAGAGCATTTGGATCTGTTGGAAATTGGGAATATGTTGGTGACGCCGTTAAAACAAAAAGAGATGAGGACAGAAGAGTTCTTGAATCTAAGGCTACTGATGTAGATGGTGGAAAAGTTGGTGATGCTGCACAAATTACTGCGGGAGTTGGAGCTAAATTTAAAATTGTTGAAAGACTTTCTCTTGATGCAGATTACAGATTCTACGACAAACTGTATTCTAATGCAGGTGCTGTAAAAGAAAACTTATTATTACCTAAATACGATCTTGTAGATGCTGGTATCTCTTACAGAATGCTTGTTGGAAAAGATAAAGATGATTCAGTAGATTTCAGATTGAACGTAAACAACGTTTTCTATAAAGTATACCTTTCTGAGTTGAGATCAAACATTAAAACTACAGATCGTGTTAACCCAAAAAGTGAGACTGATTTCAGTACTTACGAATCTGCAGGAAAAATTTACAATGGATTAGCGGATGGAAATCAAGGGTACTTCGGATTGGGAAGAACTTGGAGTTTCACAATTAGCTATAACTTCTAA
- a CDS encoding septal ring lytic transglycosylase RlpA family protein, translating into MPKSGKQLVTLTILLCCIGLKSQAQTKTAQAKSVTEGKEIVVLIKVATTKKAVLTRSIGSAKTVAEPNVVDAKKVVELQKAALKEGLSNMSAVAESPLLPAVIVVDSVAILKNLKVKPYKVNSHASYYHDKLNGRRTASGKPFDNKKFTAAHRTFPFGTQLKLTNTINNKSVLVVVNDRGPFTKSREIDITKAAFMQIATNKNSGSVNITIEVVQ; encoded by the coding sequence ATGCCAAAATCAGGAAAACAGTTAGTAACACTTACTATATTATTATGTTGTATAGGTTTAAAAAGTCAAGCACAAACGAAAACCGCGCAAGCTAAATCGGTCACTGAAGGAAAGGAAATAGTTGTTCTTATTAAAGTTGCTACAACAAAGAAGGCAGTGCTTACAAGAAGCATAGGTTCTGCAAAAACAGTAGCGGAGCCTAACGTTGTAGATGCTAAGAAAGTAGTAGAGCTTCAGAAAGCAGCATTAAAAGAGGGACTTTCAAATATGTCTGCCGTAGCTGAATCCCCCCTTTTGCCAGCCGTAATTGTTGTTGATTCTGTAGCAATTTTAAAAAACTTAAAGGTTAAACCCTATAAAGTAAATTCGCACGCTTCTTATTATCACGACAAATTAAATGGTAGAAGAACGGCAAGCGGAAAACCTTTCGATAATAAAAAATTTACTGCAGCTCATAGAACATTTCCCTTCGGAACACAATTAAAGCTTACAAATACCATCAACAATAAATCTGTTTTAGTAGTTGTAAATGATAGAGGGCCGTTTACAAAGAGTCGCGAAATTGATATTACAAAAGCTGCCTTTATGCAGATTGCTACCAATAAAAATAGTGGATCCGTAAATATTACCATAGAAGTTGTACAATAA